The following coding sequences are from one Hymenobacter sp. DG25A window:
- a CDS encoding DUF421 domain-containing protein translates to MEELNELLGLHVHADDITALQMSIRAVVIFFVALAQLRLAGTRAFSSGSAFDMVLKIILGAVLARAIVAASPFWPTIIAATVFVVLHRLLAIAAYYSDFVGLIIKGKARVLVENGELKTHNLRRTNITRNDLMEGLRDSGGLEESEHVRKVVLERNGHISVIKQHDKPPKPNPES, encoded by the coding sequence ATGGAAGAGCTAAATGAGCTATTAGGCTTACACGTACATGCTGATGATATCACGGCGCTGCAAATGTCTATACGCGCGGTGGTTATCTTTTTTGTAGCATTGGCACAGCTCCGGCTGGCCGGCACGCGCGCTTTTAGCAGTGGTAGCGCTTTTGATATGGTACTGAAGATTATTCTGGGGGCCGTGCTTGCCCGGGCTATTGTGGCCGCCTCTCCGTTCTGGCCCACCATAATAGCAGCTACGGTATTCGTGGTGCTGCACCGGCTGCTGGCCATTGCCGCCTACTATTCTGATTTTGTAGGGCTCATCATAAAAGGGAAAGCGCGGGTGCTGGTCGAAAACGGGGAGTTGAAAACCCACAACCTGCGCCGCACCAACATCACCCGAAACGACCTGATGGAAGGCCTGCGCGACAGTGGCGGCCTGGAAGAATCAGAGCACGTGCGCAAAGTAGTATTGGAGCGCAACGGCCACATCAGCGTGATTAAGCAGCACGATAAACCACCTAAGCCGAATCCGGAGTCTTAA